A genomic region of Streptomyces rimosus contains the following coding sequences:
- a CDS encoding alpha/beta fold hydrolase, with the protein MTTFVLVSGGYTGGWIWREVADHLRAMGHRAEPVTLTGMGDRRHLSGPGTDLNTHIEDVAQVLDHVGAGEEDEAGETVLVAHCYGAYPALGAADRAPDRLARLVCVDAGLPADGVSVLDALPDPAVRERLHRRAQEHGDGWRLPPPSFEETDIWGSLDGISEEGRDRLARFVAPQPLPTLTQPVRLSGATAALPVTGIFCTKNVTSTAALRDLVASGDPRFAALADPRYGFFDLDTGHWPMLSCPGELADLLLRAAADEGERLGPSDQAPA; encoded by the coding sequence ATGACGACGTTCGTGCTGGTGTCGGGCGGCTACACCGGAGGGTGGATCTGGCGGGAGGTGGCGGACCACCTGCGGGCGATGGGGCACCGGGCGGAACCGGTGACGCTGACCGGCATGGGGGACCGACGTCATCTCTCCGGGCCCGGCACCGACCTGAACACCCACATCGAGGACGTGGCGCAGGTCCTGGACCACGTCGGCGCGGGTGAGGAGGACGAGGCGGGGGAGACGGTGCTCGTCGCCCACTGCTACGGCGCCTACCCGGCGCTGGGCGCCGCGGACCGCGCCCCGGACCGGCTGGCCCGCCTCGTATGCGTGGACGCGGGCCTGCCCGCCGACGGCGTGTCCGTCCTGGACGCGCTGCCCGACCCGGCCGTACGGGAACGACTGCACCGCCGCGCCCAGGAGCACGGCGACGGCTGGCGCCTGCCGCCACCGTCCTTCGAGGAGACCGACATCTGGGGCAGCCTGGACGGCATCTCGGAGGAGGGCCGGGACCGGCTGGCCCGCTTCGTCGCACCGCAGCCGCTGCCCACCCTCACCCAGCCGGTCCGGCTGAGCGGCGCCACGGCCGCGCTGCCCGTCACCGGCATCTTCTGCACGAAGAACGTCACCAGCACCGCGGCCCTCCGTGACCTGGTGGCGTCCGGCGACCCGCGCTTCGCGGCGCTCGCCGACCCCCGGTACGGCTTCTTCGACCTCGACACCGGCCACTGGCCCATGCTGTCCTGCCCCGGCGAGCTGGCCGACCTGCTGCTGCGGGCCGCCGCGGACGAGGGGGAGCGGCTCGGCCCCTCCGATCAAGCCCCGGCATGA
- a CDS encoding AfsR/SARP family transcriptional regulator, giving the protein MDDGPGQGQERLRFTVLGPVRAWRGATPLAAGSPQQRALLAALLLRGGRTATASELVDALWGDEPPHAALAALRTYASRIRKALGADADTLVSESGGYAIRPVDHQPLDLDMDHAEQYAADAEKARAAGDRCRARDLLDSALALWDGEPLANLAGPYAENQRTRLVEWRLSLMETRLELDLELGCHAEAVSELTALTASHPLRERLRELLMLALYRSGRQAEALAVYADTRRLLADELGVDPCASLSDLQQRILRADTELDAPIMPPEARDPAEPVFVRPQQLPATVADFTGRAAFVRELSEQLATAEGSVMAVSALTGIGGVGKTTLAVHVAHAAHTHFPDGQLYVDLQGAGHSPSDPEAVLGAFLRALGTPDASIPNGVEERAALYRSALAGRRVLALLDNARDAAQVRPLLPGTDGCAALITSRVRMIDLAGAHLVDLDVMSPDEAFTLFTLIVGEERVNAEREASMDVVGACGFLPLAIRIAASRLAARRTWTVSVLARKLADERRRLDELRAGDLAVNSSFELGYKQLEPRQARAFRLLGLADGPDISLAAAAALLDMDTDSAEALLESLVDTSLLESAAPGRYRFHDLVRLYARSCAERDEQPPEEREAALSRLLDFYLATATHMYALERPGDRLADHTETPRYPGLVFTDRHEALSWLFSETRCLIACALQNTGPKALRRAVDLLLLTRDMAESGANNRQYEQANLTLLAAARRSGDQHAEARVHWALTPTYTQSGRLTEADEHAKLATLLGLATGDSFTSANGPNDRGIIASILHRYEEAEGYLNQALLAFRENNNKQSEASALNNLSRLHLDTGRVESAIRLAEQGTACYREAGASRRLGNGMYALGMALTRAGRLDEATAQLTEALAIFRDSRQRFWEGMTYLRLAEVDLAARRPASAANYAEQALSALRGIGGGRWRADALTTLGHALNQIGHTGRAKVCWQEVMSIHEQMGLPVDGEVHNLIAPVAVA; this is encoded by the coding sequence ATGGACGACGGTCCGGGGCAGGGCCAGGAGCGGCTCCGCTTCACCGTGCTCGGTCCCGTACGGGCCTGGCGCGGCGCGACCCCACTGGCGGCCGGCTCCCCGCAGCAGCGCGCGCTCCTGGCCGCCCTGCTGCTACGGGGCGGACGCACCGCCACCGCATCCGAACTCGTCGACGCCCTGTGGGGCGACGAACCGCCGCACGCCGCCCTCGCGGCGCTGCGCACGTACGCCTCACGCATCCGCAAGGCGCTCGGCGCCGACGCGGACACCCTGGTCAGCGAGTCCGGCGGCTATGCCATCCGGCCGGTCGACCACCAGCCGCTCGACCTGGACATGGACCACGCCGAGCAGTATGCGGCCGACGCCGAGAAGGCCAGGGCGGCCGGCGACCGCTGCCGGGCCCGCGACCTCCTGGACTCCGCGCTGGCGCTGTGGGACGGCGAGCCGCTGGCCAACCTCGCCGGGCCGTACGCCGAGAACCAGCGCACCCGCCTGGTGGAGTGGCGCCTGTCCCTGATGGAGACGCGCCTGGAGCTGGATCTGGAGCTGGGCTGCCACGCCGAGGCCGTCTCGGAGCTGACCGCGCTGACCGCCTCGCACCCGCTGCGCGAGCGGCTGCGAGAACTCCTCATGCTGGCGCTGTACCGCAGCGGCCGCCAGGCCGAGGCACTCGCCGTATACGCCGACACGCGCCGTCTGCTCGCCGATGAGCTCGGAGTGGACCCCTGCGCGTCACTGTCCGACCTCCAGCAGCGCATCCTGCGCGCGGACACGGAGCTGGACGCGCCCATCATGCCGCCCGAGGCACGCGACCCGGCGGAGCCGGTGTTCGTGCGACCACAGCAACTTCCGGCCACCGTCGCCGACTTCACCGGACGCGCCGCCTTCGTCAGGGAGCTGAGCGAGCAGCTGGCCACCGCCGAGGGCAGCGTGATGGCCGTCTCGGCGCTCACCGGCATCGGCGGCGTCGGCAAGACCACCCTCGCCGTGCACGTCGCGCACGCCGCCCACACGCACTTCCCGGACGGCCAGCTGTACGTGGACCTCCAGGGCGCCGGGCACTCCCCGTCCGACCCGGAAGCGGTGCTGGGCGCGTTCCTGCGCGCGCTCGGGACACCGGACGCCTCCATTCCGAACGGCGTCGAGGAGCGGGCCGCCCTCTACCGCTCGGCCCTGGCCGGCCGCCGGGTGCTCGCCCTCCTGGACAACGCCCGCGACGCCGCCCAGGTCCGCCCCCTGCTGCCCGGTACGGACGGCTGCGCGGCGCTGATCACCAGCCGGGTCCGGATGATAGACCTGGCCGGCGCCCACCTGGTCGACCTGGACGTGATGAGCCCTGACGAAGCGTTCACTCTCTTCACGCTCATCGTGGGCGAGGAGCGGGTGAACGCCGAGCGCGAGGCGTCCATGGACGTGGTCGGCGCCTGCGGCTTCCTGCCGCTGGCCATCCGCATCGCCGCGTCCCGGCTGGCCGCCCGTCGTACGTGGACCGTCTCCGTACTGGCCCGCAAGCTCGCCGACGAACGCCGCAGGCTGGACGAGCTGCGCGCCGGCGACCTCGCCGTGAACTCCAGCTTCGAGCTGGGCTACAAACAGCTGGAGCCGCGCCAGGCGCGGGCCTTCCGGCTGCTCGGGCTGGCCGACGGACCGGACATCTCGCTCGCCGCCGCTGCCGCCCTGCTCGACATGGACACCGACTCCGCCGAGGCCCTCCTCGAATCGCTCGTGGACACCTCCCTCCTGGAGTCCGCGGCCCCCGGCCGCTACCGCTTCCACGACCTGGTGCGCCTGTACGCGCGCTCCTGCGCGGAGCGCGACGAGCAGCCTCCGGAGGAGCGCGAGGCGGCACTGTCCCGGCTGCTGGACTTCTACCTGGCCACCGCCACCCACATGTACGCGCTGGAGCGCCCCGGCGACCGGCTGGCCGACCACACCGAGACGCCGCGCTACCCCGGCCTGGTCTTCACCGACCGCCACGAGGCGCTGAGCTGGCTGTTCAGCGAGACCCGCTGCCTGATCGCCTGCGCGCTGCAGAACACCGGCCCGAAGGCGCTGCGGCGCGCCGTCGACCTGCTGCTCCTGACCCGGGACATGGCCGAGTCCGGCGCCAACAACCGGCAGTACGAGCAGGCCAACCTCACCCTGCTGGCCGCCGCGCGCCGGTCCGGCGACCAGCACGCGGAGGCCCGCGTCCACTGGGCCCTCACCCCCACCTACACCCAGTCCGGACGGCTCACCGAGGCCGATGAGCACGCGAAGCTGGCCACGCTGCTGGGGCTGGCGACCGGTGACTCCTTCACGTCCGCCAACGGCCCCAACGACCGCGGCATCATCGCCAGCATCCTGCACCGCTACGAGGAGGCGGAGGGCTACCTGAACCAGGCCCTGCTCGCCTTCCGCGAGAACAACAACAAGCAGTCCGAGGCCAGCGCGCTGAACAACCTCTCGCGCCTGCACTTGGACACCGGGCGCGTCGAGAGCGCCATCCGGCTCGCCGAGCAGGGCACCGCCTGCTACCGGGAGGCGGGTGCCTCCCGCCGGCTCGGCAACGGCATGTACGCGCTCGGTATGGCCCTGACGCGCGCCGGCAGACTGGACGAGGCCACCGCGCAGCTGACCGAGGCGCTCGCCATCTTCCGGGACAGCCGGCAGCGGTTCTGGGAGGGCATGACCTACCTGCGGCTCGCCGAGGTGGACCTCGCGGCCCGCCGTCCGGCCAGCGCGGCCAACTACGCCGAGCAGGCCCTGTCCGCCCTGCGGGGGATCGGCGGCGGGCGCTGGCGGGCCGACGCGCTCACCACCCTGGGGCACGCCCTGAACCAGATCGGCCACACCGGCCGGGCGAAGGTCTGCTGGCAGGAGGTCATGTCCATCCACGAACAGATGGGCCTGCCCGTGGACGGTGAGGTACACAATCTCATCGCCCCTGTCGCGGTGGCATAA
- a CDS encoding class I adenylate-forming enzyme family protein yields the protein MFEPDRVRSLWELMEYRAEAPRRAPMFFDESTRGSGRALTFGRVRDRALRLAAGFRGLGIGAGTRVMWQLPTWPLTVAVSLALARLGAVQIPVLHLHREREVGFALRQSAAEYAIVPGQWRGHDYAGTVRKVADGGVRVLSVADGLPEAEPVGVLPEFVRPDRATPTWTYFTSGTTAEPKGVEHTDASLIAGGVGLANALGMTETDIGSMAFPYAHIAGPDYVIAMLLGGFPAVVLDTFDPAAATEAYRRHGVTMAGGSTAFYQAFLDEARRRDGPGGPGPAGRLIPSLRLLSGGGAPLPPDLYHAAVRELGCAVVHGYGMTECPMIAMGTPYDTGEQLAHTVGKPVTGARIRIARADGSEAATGEAGEVTVRGPMVCRGYTDPALTAAAFDTDGWFRTGDLGLLRADGHLVLTGRLKDIIIRKGENISAPEVEELVRAHPAVADAAVIGLPDRERGERVCAVVTLDGTADGTLTLPALTAHLRRSGLMPQKLPEQLEILPELPRGGPLNKVLKAALRERYGGGA from the coding sequence GTGTTCGAACCCGATCGTGTGCGCTCGCTCTGGGAACTGATGGAATACCGGGCCGAGGCGCCCCGGCGGGCGCCGATGTTCTTCGACGAGAGCACCCGGGGCTCCGGCCGGGCCCTGACCTTCGGCCGGGTACGCGACCGGGCCCTGCGGCTGGCGGCCGGATTCCGCGGGCTGGGGATCGGCGCCGGTACGCGCGTGATGTGGCAGTTGCCCACCTGGCCCCTGACCGTCGCGGTGTCGCTCGCGCTGGCCCGGCTCGGCGCCGTACAGATACCGGTGCTGCATCTGCACCGGGAGCGCGAAGTGGGTTTCGCGCTGCGGCAGTCGGCGGCGGAGTACGCGATCGTGCCGGGTCAGTGGCGCGGCCACGACTACGCAGGCACGGTGCGGAAGGTGGCGGACGGCGGCGTACGCGTACTCTCCGTCGCGGACGGGCTTCCGGAGGCCGAACCGGTCGGCGTGCTCCCGGAGTTCGTACGGCCGGACCGCGCCACCCCGACGTGGACCTACTTCACCTCGGGCACCACGGCCGAGCCCAAGGGCGTCGAGCACACCGACGCCTCGCTCATCGCGGGCGGTGTCGGACTGGCCAACGCGCTGGGCATGACGGAAACGGACATCGGCTCGATGGCGTTCCCGTACGCACACATCGCGGGGCCGGACTATGTGATCGCAATGCTGCTCGGCGGCTTCCCCGCGGTGGTGCTGGACACCTTCGACCCGGCGGCGGCGACCGAGGCGTACCGGCGGCACGGGGTGACGATGGCCGGCGGGAGCACGGCCTTCTACCAGGCGTTCCTCGACGAGGCACGGCGGCGCGACGGGCCCGGCGGGCCTGGGCCTGCGGGCCGGCTGATCCCCTCCCTGCGGCTGCTCTCCGGGGGCGGGGCGCCGCTGCCGCCCGACCTGTACCACGCGGCGGTGCGGGAGCTGGGGTGCGCGGTGGTGCACGGGTACGGGATGACGGAGTGCCCGATGATCGCGATGGGTACGCCGTACGACACCGGCGAACAGCTCGCCCACACCGTGGGGAAGCCGGTGACCGGTGCCCGGATACGGATCGCCCGCGCGGACGGCTCGGAGGCGGCGACCGGTGAGGCGGGCGAGGTCACCGTACGCGGCCCGATGGTCTGCCGCGGCTACACCGACCCGGCGCTGACGGCCGCGGCCTTCGACACGGACGGCTGGTTCCGTACCGGCGACCTGGGCCTGCTGCGCGCGGACGGGCATCTCGTGCTGACCGGACGGCTGAAGGACATCATCATCCGCAAGGGCGAGAACATCTCGGCGCCGGAGGTGGAGGAGCTGGTCCGCGCGCATCCGGCGGTGGCGGACGCCGCCGTGATCGGGCTGCCGGACCGCGAGCGCGGCGAGCGGGTCTGCGCGGTGGTGACCCTCGACGGGACGGCCGACGGAACGCTGACGCTCCCGGCGCTCACCGCTCATCTGCG
- a CDS encoding TIGR03619 family F420-dependent LLM class oxidoreductase, which produces MQLPVQSQSTLYAEPWEAGAGPADLVEIARAADRHGFAYIACCEHIGVPHRLAAAMSTVWYDPVATLAYLAAATTRVRLLSHIALVGLRHPLITAKQYATLDHLSGGRLILGVGAGHVREEFDALGVDFARRGALLDEAIDALKAALGPEEFPAFQGKRFAFAGLGQSPRPAQAPRPPVWVGGSSPAAVRRAAVRGDGWLPQGDRRDQLPGQLAKLRRLREAAGIRTPAEAGAITEPLYVGAPAWDVGRRTLTGAPERLADSLREYKAMGVQQIQVRFRSRSRTELTDQMTAFAMDVAPHVDS; this is translated from the coding sequence ATGCAGCTCCCGGTGCAGTCGCAGAGCACCCTGTACGCGGAGCCCTGGGAGGCCGGGGCCGGGCCCGCCGACCTCGTGGAGATCGCCCGCGCCGCCGACCGCCACGGCTTCGCCTACATCGCCTGCTGCGAGCACATCGGCGTGCCGCACCGGCTGGCCGCGGCCATGAGCACGGTCTGGTACGACCCGGTCGCCACCCTCGCGTACCTGGCGGCGGCCACCACCCGCGTCCGCCTGCTCAGCCACATCGCCCTGGTCGGCCTCAGACACCCGCTGATCACCGCGAAGCAGTACGCGACGCTGGACCACCTCTCGGGCGGGCGGCTGATCCTGGGCGTCGGCGCCGGGCACGTACGGGAGGAGTTCGACGCCCTCGGGGTGGACTTCGCGCGGCGCGGCGCCCTGCTGGACGAGGCGATCGACGCGCTGAAGGCGGCCCTGGGCCCCGAGGAGTTCCCGGCCTTTCAGGGGAAACGATTCGCCTTCGCGGGGCTGGGCCAGTCGCCGCGCCCCGCGCAGGCGCCGCGCCCGCCCGTCTGGGTGGGCGGCTCGTCGCCCGCCGCCGTGCGCAGGGCGGCGGTCCGGGGCGACGGCTGGCTGCCGCAGGGCGACCGCCGGGACCAGTTGCCGGGGCAGCTGGCGAAGCTTCGGCGGCTGCGCGAGGCGGCCGGCATCCGTACACCCGCCGAGGCCGGTGCCATCACCGAACCGCTGTACGTGGGCGCGCCCGCGTGGGACGTGGGGCGGCGCACGCTCACCGGGGCGCCCGAGCGGCTGGCGGACTCGCTGCGGGAGTACAAGGCCATGGGCGTACAGCAGATCCAGGTGCGGTTCCGCAGCCGGAGCCGTACCGAACTCACCGACCAGATGACGGCGTTCGCCATGGACGTGGCACCGCACGTCGACAGCTGA
- a CDS encoding amidohydrolase family protein, with protein MESFPKIISVDDHTVEPPDVWRDRLPSKYHDIGPRIVRAPVAEMTFVGGRFAPKMGRPGDPGPLADWWVYEDLHRPLTRLDTAVGYARDDIKLEGITYEQMRPGSFSVPERLADMDANHVQSALCFPTFPRFCGQTFTEAKDRELALLGVRAYNDWMVEEWCGPAARGRLVPLTLVPLWDPELAAGEVRRNAERGVRAVCFSEIPPHLGLPSIHTGHWDPFLRACAETGTVIAMHIGSSSRMPSTSADAPPAVGSTITFANCCFSMVDWLMSGAFDRFPGLKVMYAEGQIGWIPYILERADVVWEENRGWGGVADKVLRPPSELFAGHVYGCFFDDAFGLRNLDGIGVGNVLYETDYPHSDSTWPRSREVGEAQMGHLAPDVVERIVRGNAIELLGLTPEGLWAHAA; from the coding sequence ATGGAGAGTTTTCCGAAGATAATCTCGGTGGACGACCACACGGTGGAGCCCCCCGATGTCTGGCGGGACCGCCTGCCCTCGAAATATCACGACATCGGCCCCCGAATCGTCCGCGCGCCGGTGGCGGAGATGACCTTCGTCGGCGGAAGATTCGCGCCGAAAATGGGCCGCCCCGGCGATCCGGGCCCGCTCGCCGACTGGTGGGTCTACGAGGACCTCCACCGCCCGCTGACCCGCCTCGACACGGCCGTCGGATACGCCAGGGACGACATCAAACTGGAAGGCATCACCTACGAGCAGATGCGCCCCGGCTCCTTCAGCGTGCCGGAGCGGCTGGCCGACATGGACGCCAACCATGTGCAGTCCGCCCTGTGTTTCCCCACGTTCCCGCGCTTTTGCGGGCAGACCTTCACCGAGGCCAAGGACCGCGAACTGGCGCTGCTGGGGGTGCGCGCGTACAACGACTGGATGGTCGAGGAGTGGTGCGGCCCGGCCGCGCGCGGACGCCTCGTACCGCTCACGCTCGTCCCGTTGTGGGACCCGGAGCTGGCCGCCGGCGAGGTGCGCCGGAACGCGGAACGTGGCGTACGGGCGGTCTGTTTCAGCGAAATCCCGCCACATCTGGGACTGCCCAGCATTCACACCGGGCACTGGGACCCCTTCCTGCGGGCCTGTGCCGAGACCGGGACGGTCATCGCCATGCACATCGGCTCCTCCAGCCGGATGCCGTCCACCTCCGCCGACGCGCCGCCCGCCGTCGGCTCCACGATCACCTTCGCCAACTGCTGCTTCTCGATGGTCGACTGGCTGATGAGCGGCGCCTTCGACCGCTTCCCCGGCCTGAAGGTCATGTACGCGGAGGGGCAGATCGGGTGGATTCCGTACATCCTGGAGCGCGCCGACGTGGTCTGGGAGGAGAACCGCGGCTGGGGCGGCGTCGCGGACAAGGTGCTGCGCCCGCCGTCCGAACTCTTCGCCGGCCATGTGTACGGCTGCTTCTTCGACGACGCCTTCGGGCTGCGCAACCTGGACGGGATCGGCGTCGGCAACGTCCTGTACGAGACCGACTACCCGCACTCGGACTCCACCTGGCCGCGGTCGCGGGAGGTCGGCGAGGCCCAGATGGGCCACCTGGCGCCCGACGTGGTCGAGCGGATCGTCCGCGGCAACGCCATCGAGCTGCTGGGGCTGACGCCGGAAGGGCTGTGGGCGCACGCGGCGTGA
- a CDS encoding pyridoxamine 5'-phosphate oxidase family protein, whose product MPLTTEEREKFLAGPHIGALSVDSGEAGRAPLTVPIWYAYEPGGELWIITERDSRKARLIAAAGRFSLMADQVTPRVRYVSVEGEVVSTGPTTDEELHAMVGRYLAPEAAAAYLRDVAPTFGPEVTIRMRPRRWLSADMGPGE is encoded by the coding sequence ATGCCGTTGACCACGGAAGAACGCGAGAAGTTCCTGGCCGGGCCGCACATCGGAGCGCTGTCGGTGGACTCGGGCGAGGCGGGCCGCGCCCCGCTGACCGTGCCCATCTGGTACGCGTACGAGCCGGGCGGGGAGCTGTGGATCATCACCGAGCGGGACTCGCGCAAGGCGCGGCTGATCGCGGCGGCGGGGCGGTTCTCGCTGATGGCGGACCAGGTCACCCCGAGGGTCCGCTATGTGTCGGTGGAGGGTGAGGTGGTCTCGACCGGGCCGACGACGGACGAGGAGCTGCACGCGATGGTCGGGCGCTATCTCGCGCCGGAGGCGGCGGCCGCGTATCTCAGGGACGTGGCACCGACGTTCGGGCCGGAGGTGACCATCCGGATGCGGCCGCGCCGCTGGCTGTCGGCGGACATGGGGCCGGGCGAGTAA
- a CDS encoding LLM class flavin-dependent oxidoreductase — MEFGLFVQGYVPAARAKVDPEAEHHALLEETEYVIQADRSGFKYAWASEHHFLEEYSHLSANDVYLGYLAHATERIHLGSGIFNPLAPVNHPVKVAEKAAMLDHLSGGRFEFGTGRGAGSHEILGFMPGVTDMNHTKELWEETIAEFPKMWLQDEYQGFKGKHWQLPPRKVLPKPYGPAHPPMWYAAGSPSSYAMAGKKGLGVLGFSVQKVADMEWVVESYKTAVKEAEPVGAYVNDNVMVTSTAICAETHQKAVEIAVGGGLNYLQSLLFRYHDTFPRPEGIPEWPELLPEYTEEIIELLIAEELMICGDPDEVFRQCKRWEQAGADQLSFGLPIGVSREDTLTTIRLIGEHVIPKIDTDPVHRTARFRQGAA, encoded by the coding sequence GTGGAATTCGGGCTGTTCGTACAGGGCTACGTACCTGCCGCGCGGGCGAAGGTGGACCCCGAGGCGGAGCACCACGCACTGCTGGAGGAGACCGAGTACGTCATCCAGGCCGACCGGTCCGGGTTCAAGTACGCCTGGGCCTCCGAACACCACTTCCTGGAGGAGTACTCGCACCTGTCGGCCAACGACGTGTACCTGGGCTACCTCGCGCACGCCACCGAACGCATCCACCTCGGCTCCGGCATCTTCAACCCGCTCGCCCCGGTCAACCACCCGGTCAAGGTCGCCGAGAAGGCCGCCATGCTCGACCACCTCTCCGGCGGCCGCTTCGAGTTCGGCACCGGGCGGGGCGCGGGCAGCCACGAGATCCTCGGGTTCATGCCGGGCGTCACCGACATGAACCACACCAAGGAGCTGTGGGAAGAGACCATCGCCGAGTTCCCCAAGATGTGGCTCCAGGACGAGTACCAGGGCTTTAAGGGCAAGCACTGGCAGCTGCCGCCCCGCAAGGTCCTGCCCAAGCCGTACGGGCCCGCCCACCCGCCCATGTGGTACGCGGCCGGCTCGCCGTCCTCGTACGCCATGGCCGGCAAGAAGGGCCTGGGCGTGCTGGGCTTCAGCGTGCAGAAGGTCGCCGACATGGAGTGGGTCGTCGAGTCGTACAAGACGGCCGTGAAGGAGGCCGAGCCGGTCGGCGCGTACGTCAACGACAACGTCATGGTGACCTCCACCGCGATCTGCGCCGAGACGCACCAGAAGGCCGTCGAGATCGCCGTCGGCGGCGGGCTCAACTACCTCCAGTCGCTGCTGTTCCGCTACCACGACACGTTCCCGCGCCCCGAGGGCATCCCGGAGTGGCCCGAGCTGCTGCCCGAGTACACCGAGGAGATCATCGAGCTGCTGATCGCCGAGGAGCTGATGATCTGCGGCGACCCCGACGAGGTCTTCCGGCAGTGCAAGCGCTGGGAGCAGGCCGGCGCCGACCAGCTCTCCTTCGGCCTGCCCATCGGCGTTTCGCGCGAGGACACCCTCACCACCATCCGGCTGATCGGCGAGCACGTCATCCCGAAGATCGACACCGACCCGGTGCACCGGACCGCCCGCTTCCGGCAGGGCGCCGCCTGA
- a CDS encoding thiol-disulfide oxidoreductase DCC family protein, protein MSNRPVLVYDGDCGFCTTSVRFAERRIRPRCTVTAWQFTDLEALGVTQERAEHEVLWITPHGTVYGGAQAVAKLLMSARGVWAVPGALLTLPPFRQLAHVVYRLVADNRHRMPGGTAACSLPSHLRP, encoded by the coding sequence ATGAGCAACCGACCCGTACTCGTCTACGACGGGGACTGCGGCTTCTGCACCACCTCCGTGCGGTTCGCCGAGCGCCGTATCCGCCCCCGCTGCACCGTCACCGCCTGGCAGTTCACCGACCTCGAAGCGCTCGGCGTCACCCAGGAGCGGGCCGAGCACGAGGTCCTGTGGATCACCCCGCACGGGACGGTGTACGGCGGGGCGCAGGCGGTCGCCAAGCTGCTGATGAGCGCGCGGGGCGTCTGGGCCGTGCCCGGGGCGCTGCTCACCCTGCCCCCGTTCCGCCAGCTCGCGCACGTCGTCTACCGGCTGGTGGCCGACAACCGGCACCGGATGCCCGGCGGCACCGCCGCCTGCTCGCTGCCCTCCCACCTCAGGCCCTGA